Proteins co-encoded in one Listeria ivanovii subsp. ivanovii genomic window:
- a CDS encoding PH domain-containing protein, translating to MELENLEKKLPEKIKTVWRQTEGIAVFAFLLCSVVAAVIFYYTEISLWWSLIGFGFTCLYAVFVYGFIIPFRFARWSYQIKPDEMEIQHGIIFRSRVLIPMVRIQYVETGQGPLLRRQKLVSLSITTAAKTHVIEAINESESDELRHHILELVKVAKEDV from the coding sequence ATGGAACTTGAAAATTTAGAAAAAAAACTACCAGAAAAAATTAAAACTGTCTGGCGGCAAACGGAAGGGATAGCTGTTTTTGCTTTTCTTCTTTGTTCTGTCGTAGCAGCCGTGATTTTTTATTATACGGAAATATCACTATGGTGGAGCTTGATTGGGTTTGGTTTTACTTGTTTATATGCAGTGTTCGTTTACGGCTTTATTATTCCGTTTCGTTTTGCGAGGTGGAGTTATCAAATCAAACCAGATGAAATGGAAATTCAACATGGTATCATTTTTAGAAGTCGAGTATTAATTCCGATGGTTCGTATTCAGTACGTAGAAACAGGGCAAGGTCCATTACTTAGACGACAAAAGCTTGTTTCATTATCTATCACGACAGCTGCCAAAACACATGTCATTGAAGCGATAAATGAATCAGAATCGGATGAGCTAAGACATCATATTTTGGAACTTGTGAAGGTGGCGAAAGAAGATGTTTGA
- a CDS encoding PH domain-containing protein: MFEERRLHPIALMKEIITNVRRNIVPIIVALFSVFRGIESSGYLPSWAIYVIVVLVILLILTPAVLKYITYKYILEDQGIRIKYGLIFRKNTYIPYERIQTVQKKQWFFFIPFDVCQILIETAGGNGKAEADLVAVPVGVVDELKDLRDGKKQAIKEEHVTDEEQPVEVPEKTVMLQTKQLILMAVTSGGVFGTLLIVLAFMQQFREVIPTDWMESQAEELWKMGIIVMIVLIVLILLVLWGISIVTTLFKYFQFKLMKFSDSLVVEKGLLERNHTTVSLARIQGIIIVESPLRQILGLVAVKVITAGNSGDEKQSGDILLLPIMKKEQAFQTLKEMLPNYLFDLEKMERAPKESLRRFLQIYLVWTVIPAAIASILFFPLGLISLLLPILAGIKATASYRATGVSSDKHTLIIQARPVISKLTYVMRKERIQSLSLRQSIWMEKGRTRHLNVWLKSGSTSAEAYVRYLNKDQAIQIYEWYSPSKTINES; this comes from the coding sequence ATGTTTGAAGAAAGACGTCTACACCCAATCGCGCTAATGAAGGAAATAATTACGAACGTTAGACGAAATATTGTCCCAATTATTGTGGCACTATTTTCTGTTTTTAGAGGGATTGAAAGTAGCGGTTATTTACCAAGTTGGGCAATTTATGTCATTGTAGTTCTGGTTATTTTGCTTATTTTAACGCCTGCTGTGTTGAAATACATTACTTATAAATATATATTAGAAGATCAGGGAATCCGAATAAAATATGGCTTGATTTTCAGAAAGAATACATACATTCCATACGAGCGCATCCAAACAGTACAAAAGAAACAATGGTTTTTCTTTATCCCCTTTGATGTTTGCCAAATACTCATCGAAACTGCTGGCGGTAATGGAAAAGCAGAAGCCGATTTAGTAGCTGTCCCAGTGGGGGTGGTGGATGAATTAAAAGATTTACGTGATGGAAAAAAACAAGCAATAAAAGAAGAACATGTGACAGACGAAGAACAACCCGTAGAAGTTCCAGAAAAGACGGTCATGCTCCAAACAAAGCAATTAATTTTAATGGCGGTAACTTCTGGTGGGGTATTCGGAACACTTTTAATTGTGTTAGCTTTTATGCAACAATTTCGCGAAGTTATTCCAACTGATTGGATGGAATCACAAGCCGAAGAACTCTGGAAAATGGGCATTATTGTGATGATTGTTTTAATTGTCTTGATTTTGCTCGTTTTGTGGGGAATATCGATTGTAACGACACTTTTCAAATATTTCCAATTCAAACTCATGAAGTTTTCCGATTCGCTTGTTGTCGAAAAAGGACTGTTAGAACGAAATCATACAACCGTATCACTTGCTCGTATCCAAGGAATTATTATTGTTGAATCACCACTTCGACAAATACTTGGACTGGTTGCTGTGAAAGTGATTACTGCTGGGAATTCTGGTGATGAAAAGCAATCAGGTGATATTCTACTTTTACCAATCATGAAAAAAGAACAGGCCTTCCAAACTTTGAAAGAAATGCTACCTAATTATTTATTTGACTTGGAAAAAATGGAACGGGCTCCAAAAGAAAGTTTGCGCAGATTTTTACAGATTTATTTAGTATGGACAGTAATTCCAGCTGCGATTGCGAGCATTTTATTTTTTCCACTTGGTCTTATTAGTTTACTGTTACCAATTTTAGCAGGAATTAAGGCTACCGCGAGTTACCGTGCTACAGGTGTATCCTCAGATAAACATACCTTAATCATCCAAGCGCGCCCAGTTATTTCCAAATTAACCTATGTGATGCGGAAAGAACGAATCCAAAGCTTAAGCTTAAGACAGAGCATCTGGATGGAAAAAGGAAGAACGCGCCACTTAAATGTTTGGCTAAAATCAGGAAGCACAAGTGCGGAAGCCTATGTTCGCTATCTAAACAAGGACCAAGCTATCCAAATTTATGAATGGTATAGTCCCTCAAAGACAATAAATGAATCATAA
- the hemG gene encoding protoporphyrinogen oxidase: MKHIVIIGGGLSGLAAAYELQKTHPNYTWELVEKDEKLGGKFETVKRDGFLIEKGPDSFLARKPAGIELVRELGLENQLIANATGHSYIYHQKALHPIPEGSVMGIPTNKQALLASTLISEVGKARALQEPTIPANTTKADQSIGDFFEVRFGKELVKTLIEPLLSGIYAGDIYKMSLRATFPQFEEAVAKHGSLMEGLQQNQLNTTGTKATIGAFRTLDGGLEALPKAVEQALPKNHLHTGKQATQILKKGHSYEIFFENGDKISADGVIIAATHDTLIDLLGARVTEPFANQPLTSLATVSLAYNESDVPILPDGTGYLVARTAPYRTTACTWVQKKWPHMVPENKMLLRGFVGKAGETWLEEASDEAIISAVLADYAEMMDIERAPLFYEVSRMKSAMPQYLVTHQARLKQLKENIATDYPGIYFAGMSYQGVGIPDCIAGAKLAVNDVTDFLKEV, encoded by the coding sequence GTGAAACATATTGTGATTATCGGAGGCGGCTTATCGGGGCTTGCAGCAGCTTATGAACTACAAAAAACACATCCGAATTATACGTGGGAATTAGTAGAAAAAGACGAAAAATTAGGCGGGAAATTCGAAACAGTTAAACGAGACGGCTTTTTAATTGAAAAAGGACCAGATTCTTTTTTAGCGAGAAAGCCAGCCGGAATCGAATTAGTGAGAGAGCTAGGATTAGAAAATCAATTAATTGCGAATGCAACTGGGCATTCTTATATTTACCATCAAAAAGCGCTACATCCTATTCCAGAAGGGTCAGTGATGGGCATTCCAACGAACAAACAAGCACTATTAGCAAGCACGCTTATTTCAGAAGTAGGGAAAGCTCGTGCCTTACAAGAACCAACCATCCCAGCAAACACAACAAAAGCAGATCAATCGATTGGGGACTTTTTTGAAGTTCGTTTTGGAAAAGAACTAGTAAAAACGCTTATAGAGCCACTTTTATCTGGTATTTATGCAGGAGATATTTATAAAATGAGCTTGCGGGCAACATTTCCGCAATTTGAAGAAGCAGTGGCTAAACACGGTAGTTTGATGGAAGGCCTGCAACAAAACCAGCTGAACACGACCGGAACCAAAGCAACTATTGGTGCATTCAGGACGCTAGATGGCGGGCTAGAAGCTTTACCAAAAGCAGTTGAACAAGCTCTTCCTAAGAACCATTTGCACACAGGAAAACAAGCAACGCAAATTTTGAAAAAAGGTCATTCTTATGAAATTTTTTTTGAAAATGGAGATAAAATATCTGCTGATGGCGTCATTATTGCTGCTACTCACGATACATTAATTGATTTACTTGGAGCCAGGGTAACAGAACCGTTTGCCAACCAGCCATTAACCAGCCTTGCAACAGTCTCATTAGCTTATAATGAAAGTGATGTACCCATTTTACCGGATGGAACGGGTTATTTAGTTGCTAGAACTGCTCCTTATCGAACCACTGCTTGTACATGGGTGCAAAAAAAATGGCCACATATGGTACCTGAAAATAAAATGCTACTACGAGGTTTTGTTGGTAAAGCAGGTGAAACTTGGTTAGAAGAGGCAAGTGATGAAGCAATTATTTCTGCTGTTTTAGCAGATTATGCCGAAATGATGGATATCGAAAGAGCGCCACTTTTTTATGAAGTAAGTCGGATGAAGTCTGCAATGCCACAGTATTTAGTGACACACCAAGCTAGACTAAAACAACTAAAAGAAAATATTGCGACAGACTACCCGGGAATTTATTTTGCAGGAATGAGTTATCAAGGTGTTGGAATTCCTGATTGTATTGCTGGGGCGAAACTAGCTGTTAATGACGTTACTGATTTTTTGAAAGAGGTGTAA
- the acpS gene encoding holo-ACP synthase produces MIKGIGLDMIDLARVKQVLEKNPRFMERILTEKEISQFEKYEGSRKIEFLAGRFAAKEAYAKANGTGFGKHLSFTDVEILQVEDGRPHVTMPIKPGESVFVSITHTARSAAAQVIIEV; encoded by the coding sequence ATGATTAAAGGTATTGGGCTTGATATGATTGATTTAGCACGAGTAAAACAAGTTTTAGAAAAGAATCCCCGTTTTATGGAGCGGATTTTAACAGAAAAAGAAATTAGCCAATTTGAAAAATATGAAGGTAGTCGTAAAATTGAATTTTTAGCGGGGCGTTTTGCTGCCAAAGAAGCTTATGCAAAAGCGAACGGAACTGGATTTGGAAAACATTTAAGCTTTACGGATGTAGAAATTTTACAAGTAGAAGATGGCAGACCTCACGTGACAATGCCGATCAAACCTGGTGAGTCGGTGTTTGTGAGTATTACCCACACGGCGAGATCTGCTGCGGCACAAGTGATTATTGAAGTTTAG
- the alr gene encoding alanine racemase, with protein sequence MVTGWHRPTWIEIDCAAIRENIQNEQKRLPKNVAVWAVVKANAYGHGIIEVAKTAKEAGVKGFCVAILDEALALREAGFRDDFILVLGATRKEDANLAARKNISLTIYREDWLEGVNPEVPLKVHLKIDSGMGRLGIRGAQEAAQIEAKIAENKNLILEGVYTHFATADQLETSYFDQQLVRFHTILRALNERPTFVHTANSAASLLQSQVDFDAIRFGISMYGLTPSIEIKASLPFKLKPALALYTEMVHVKELAPGDSVSYGATYTATEKEWVATLPIGYADGLIRHYSGFHVLVNGEKVPIVGRVCMDQTIIKLPHEFQTGSKVTIIGTDQENTVTVDDAAEYLDTINYEVTCMLTERIPRKYIH encoded by the coding sequence ATGGTGACAGGCTGGCATCGTCCAACATGGATTGAAATCGACTGTGCAGCAATACGTGAAAACATCCAAAATGAACAAAAACGTCTTCCAAAAAACGTAGCAGTCTGGGCAGTGGTGAAAGCAAACGCCTATGGTCATGGAATTATTGAAGTGGCAAAAACTGCCAAAGAAGCAGGAGTAAAAGGCTTTTGTGTAGCTATTTTGGATGAAGCACTGGCTTTACGAGAAGCTGGTTTTCGCGATGATTTTATTTTAGTTTTAGGAGCAACAAGAAAAGAAGATGCAAATCTAGCAGCACGCAAAAATATTTCATTAACGATTTACAGAGAAGATTGGTTAGAAGGTGTAAATCCTGAAGTACCATTAAAAGTGCATTTGAAAATCGATAGTGGTATGGGGCGTCTAGGTATCCGTGGGGCGCAAGAAGCGGCGCAAATCGAAGCGAAAATTGCTGAAAATAAGAATTTGATTTTAGAAGGAGTCTACACGCATTTTGCTACCGCTGATCAGTTAGAAACCAGTTATTTTGACCAACAATTAGTGAGATTCCATACTATTTTAAGGGCTTTAAACGAACGACCAACATTTGTCCACACGGCAAATTCAGCAGCCTCTTTACTGCAATCTCAAGTAGACTTTGATGCGATTCGTTTTGGAATTTCTATGTATGGTTTAACGCCATCAATCGAAATTAAAGCAAGTTTACCATTTAAGCTAAAGCCGGCACTTGCACTTTATACCGAGATGGTTCATGTGAAAGAACTTGCGCCTGGTGATAGTGTCAGCTACGGAGCGACCTATACAGCAACGGAAAAAGAATGGGTAGCAACATTGCCGATTGGTTATGCAGATGGGCTTATTCGTCACTACAGTGGATTTCACGTACTAGTAAATGGAGAAAAAGTTCCGATTGTTGGGCGGGTATGTATGGACCAAACAATCATCAAACTACCACATGAATTTCAAACTGGTTCAAAAGTCACGATAATTGGTACCGATCAAGAGAACACGGTAACAGTTGATGATGCAGCTGAATATTTAGACACAATTAATTATGAAGTCACCTGTATGCTAACTGAGCGTATACCTAGAAAATACATCCATTAG